A window from Opitutia bacterium ISCC 52 encodes these proteins:
- a CDS encoding right-handed parallel beta-helix repeat-containing protein — MLRGLFKGCLVAALWGSASHLLLGEALFVERFDYENGELNEASDNRWLPTTSDSRNPNLFVVDNQLKWDFTGPIPDPVNNGYYGAIFDNSGISSGVLFSYFDLEVIKAPIGGENTAGIFFTMWNGSGGNRSRTFIAAVPNGNGGIIPGRFRLGITKQSGSRFDAVYYPEDWAEGTKLTVLVKSDFDGETVSLYINPETEEDTHVVADDGSFLGIKGVAVRHRDESEEGVNIGIFRIDNMAVTRTFGDFEAPPDLPPSGLTVSGVPGAGVSVNWEDNSDSETGFRIERRLSGGTEFEDLGTVSSNRTHFLDATGTLATLYEYRVVALGGDELLSDVSSATQAYADPLPLSAPAIESSRQGNALRLSFTGEQAASYEVQSSNDLADWKHFEQFHQTEAGDLSVLIEPDESGRNFARVIGSRFSLPPIPIGLSESFQMPVNGTGASLNLSDFSVTPGNPDDNDSPGLQTAINSLTEGGILNVEGGVYHLKTTISVPSGVSIRAAEGEAVEFETVGIAAGFRLAPGVTDVTLDGLAIVGSDTALNYGVEVGATNSTSPERIWLKDLRIEGFARQGIRLRSTKYVKVEGCRILNATDLGGGGRGYAVELHGAACEQNWITGNVIGPVIRHGVLLQFSAHNNLVEKNTCFETTEDAYDLHGEDEYANELRFNLAYWDDDSAPFGSPSGFGVGNTGATHDRSGPGNWIHHNEVMGYQLGIEVVQQSHIVFLDANKLYDNPVAGIRLHNGSGNSVWIRCNTISGSGVGVDAERGSAGLFVDGNFINGNEIGVRTSGDLLDYRIINNDLRGNESPVDLGDESGDYLDNRE, encoded by the coding sequence ATGTTGAGAGGTCTGTTTAAAGGATGCTTAGTTGCCGCTTTATGGGGTTCGGCTTCTCACTTACTTCTCGGTGAAGCGCTATTTGTCGAACGCTTTGATTATGAAAACGGCGAGTTGAATGAAGCTTCGGATAATCGTTGGTTGCCTACGACATCCGATTCCAGAAATCCCAACCTGTTTGTCGTGGATAATCAGCTAAAGTGGGATTTTACGGGACCGATTCCTGACCCGGTAAATAATGGCTATTATGGTGCCATCTTTGATAACTCGGGTATCAGTTCCGGTGTATTGTTTAGTTACTTTGATTTGGAAGTGATAAAAGCCCCCATTGGCGGGGAGAATACGGCTGGTATCTTTTTCACTATGTGGAATGGTAGCGGCGGTAATCGCTCGCGAACCTTTATTGCTGCGGTTCCAAATGGTAACGGAGGAATTATTCCCGGACGGTTTCGCCTAGGTATAACTAAGCAATCGGGCAGTCGTTTTGATGCGGTCTACTATCCTGAGGATTGGGCAGAGGGAACTAAGCTCACCGTTCTCGTAAAAAGTGATTTTGATGGAGAGACCGTTTCTTTATACATTAATCCGGAAACGGAAGAGGACACGCATGTAGTGGCCGATGACGGAAGTTTTCTCGGAATAAAAGGAGTGGCTGTTCGCCATCGCGATGAATCAGAAGAAGGGGTAAATATCGGGATTTTTCGTATCGATAATATGGCAGTTACCCGAACCTTTGGAGATTTTGAAGCACCTCCTGATTTACCACCCTCCGGATTGACTGTGTCTGGAGTGCCAGGAGCCGGTGTATCCGTCAACTGGGAAGATAATTCGGATAGCGAAACGGGGTTTCGTATCGAACGACGCCTGTCTGGTGGCACGGAGTTCGAAGATCTAGGAACGGTGTCCTCGAATCGTACCCATTTTTTGGATGCTACCGGAACGCTTGCTACGCTTTATGAGTACCGCGTTGTAGCCTTGGGCGGTGATGAACTGCTCTCGGATGTGAGTTCTGCTACTCAAGCTTATGCTGATCCGCTGCCTTTGTCGGCTCCTGCTATTGAATCAAGTCGCCAGGGTAATGCGCTCCGCCTGAGCTTTACTGGTGAGCAAGCGGCGAGCTATGAAGTTCAATCGTCTAACGATCTCGCGGATTGGAAGCATTTCGAGCAGTTTCATCAGACCGAAGCAGGTGACTTGAGTGTCCTGATTGAGCCCGATGAGTCAGGGCGAAATTTCGCTCGTGTGATTGGCAGTCGCTTTTCGCTGCCACCGATACCCATTGGGCTGTCAGAATCGTTCCAGATGCCGGTCAATGGAACGGGAGCTTCTCTAAATTTATCAGACTTTAGTGTGACTCCGGGAAATCCGGACGACAACGATTCGCCAGGTTTGCAAACAGCTATCAATTCCTTGACGGAAGGTGGTATCTTGAATGTGGAAGGCGGGGTTTATCATTTGAAAACGACTATCAGCGTACCTTCAGGAGTAAGCATCCGAGCTGCTGAGGGCGAAGCTGTTGAGTTTGAGACGGTTGGAATAGCAGCAGGATTCCGCTTAGCTCCGGGGGTTACAGATGTGACCTTGGATGGCTTAGCCATTGTTGGTAGTGACACAGCGCTCAACTACGGAGTTGAGGTGGGTGCGACTAATTCTACGAGCCCTGAACGGATTTGGTTGAAGGACCTTAGAATCGAAGGATTTGCGCGTCAGGGAATTCGACTCCGCTCCACGAAATATGTAAAGGTGGAAGGATGTAGAATTCTTAACGCCACTGATCTGGGGGGTGGAGGCCGTGGTTATGCGGTTGAATTACACGGTGCTGCATGCGAACAAAACTGGATTACCGGGAACGTGATTGGTCCAGTCATACGGCATGGAGTGTTATTGCAATTTTCTGCGCACAATAATTTGGTCGAAAAAAACACCTGTTTCGAAACAACGGAGGATGCTTATGACCTGCACGGAGAGGATGAGTATGCCAACGAACTTCGCTTCAACTTGGCTTATTGGGATGACGATTCTGCACCCTTTGGATCTCCATCTGGGTTTGGTGTAGGCAATACCGGAGCGACCCATGATCGCTCAGGTCCAGGAAATTGGATTCATCATAATGAAGTAATGGGTTATCAACTCGGGATAGAAGTCGTTCAACAGTCTCACATTGTGTTCCTCGATGCCAACAAGCTCTACGATAATCCAGTTGCTGGAATCAGGCTGCACAATGGCAGTGGAAACAGTGTTTGGATTCGCTGTAATACGATTTCTGGAAGTGGGGTAGGCGTGGATGCTGAACGAGGATCCGCCGGATTGTTCGTGGATGGAAACTTTATTAATGGAAATGAGATAGGTGTTCGTACGTCGGGTGACTTGTTAGACTATCGGATTATTAATAACGATCTTAGGGGGAACGAATCTCCTGTAGATTTAGGAGATGAATCCGGAGATTACCTGGATAACCGGGAGTAA
- a CDS encoding DUF2264 domain-containing protein yields the protein MSRSPVVENSSALAAYRGWQDRAWKLLAPLENLMESGRADLPIEGKASDHDLNADRVESFARPLLLFAHWRYSLSQNTEEGDLEKAERMGQWFRQALLLGTDSSSEHFWGWSSNFHQHSVEMGLMVIGLELSRDWLWDSISQADQQQVLSWLESDIGNGHHWNNHMFFGIFVMEFLVREGRGFPSYRAVIDRYYGDLEDMYSGEGWFMDGMNQSVDFYNAYAWHYYSLWWIRLYGEASPERCEWWKDKTKLFLENYELFFSSQGEQAAFGRSITYRFNATAPFGMAQLLGISPTMPGLARTICERNMDFFLEKPIYQSQGCLSMGWYDIFEDMVESYSCGGSPYWAAKAFSPLLIPLDDPFWTASSEAIPAESSDQVVAFASPGLIVRTVGGESEIINVGSQIASCNIRFGTWKWGKLSYCSSIGFLISRDPNQYPLDAGLTATNSSGNLILGRHYTAPVKMEEDGMACLYSLGHKTEQSQVSVETRLWWKSGWQLILHRYISHQDCLLRHGTYALSVDEAGDLVENKIDDFYVSIFESGKGIAVQALHGFQGIFSHDRLSEEDGPREHIQGPFHVLRTLDRSVGREQGYLACLSWAGSNQSESIAWEVISLESGRWELEHCKLGAWVIEDESLPKLA from the coding sequence ATGAGCCGCTCACCTGTTGTTGAGAATTCGTCGGCACTCGCCGCGTACCGTGGTTGGCAAGATCGTGCCTGGAAATTACTGGCTCCCTTGGAGAATCTTATGGAGTCCGGGCGGGCCGATCTTCCTATCGAAGGCAAAGCCAGTGATCATGATCTGAATGCAGACCGAGTTGAATCCTTTGCTCGTCCTCTGCTTTTATTCGCGCACTGGCGTTACTCATTGAGTCAAAACACGGAAGAAGGAGATCTTGAAAAAGCAGAACGGATGGGGCAATGGTTCCGTCAGGCTCTACTTCTAGGAACTGATAGTAGCTCGGAACACTTTTGGGGATGGTCCTCAAACTTTCATCAGCACTCCGTTGAAATGGGATTGATGGTAATAGGATTGGAGCTGAGTCGCGATTGGTTGTGGGATTCGATTAGTCAGGCTGATCAACAACAAGTGCTATCTTGGTTGGAGTCGGATATTGGGAATGGGCACCATTGGAACAATCATATGTTCTTTGGGATTTTTGTAATGGAATTCTTGGTAAGGGAGGGACGAGGCTTTCCGTCTTACCGAGCTGTGATCGATCGCTATTACGGTGATCTTGAGGATATGTATTCGGGGGAAGGTTGGTTTATGGACGGTATGAATCAATCCGTAGATTTTTATAACGCCTATGCCTGGCACTACTACAGTCTTTGGTGGATTCGTCTCTATGGCGAGGCCAGTCCCGAGCGTTGCGAATGGTGGAAGGACAAAACTAAGCTGTTTCTGGAAAACTATGAATTGTTTTTCAGCTCCCAAGGTGAGCAAGCAGCCTTTGGTCGATCGATTACATATCGTTTCAACGCCACCGCTCCTTTTGGCATGGCTCAGTTGCTTGGGATAAGTCCGACAATGCCTGGGTTGGCTCGAACGATCTGCGAACGGAATATGGATTTCTTTTTGGAGAAACCAATATACCAATCACAGGGCTGCCTTTCTATGGGTTGGTATGATATATTTGAGGATATGGTGGAATCCTACAGTTGTGGTGGTTCTCCTTACTGGGCGGCTAAAGCATTTTCTCCACTTTTAATACCTTTGGACGATCCTTTTTGGACGGCTTCTTCTGAAGCTATTCCGGCGGAATCTTCAGATCAGGTGGTCGCTTTCGCATCTCCAGGGTTGATTGTTCGAACCGTTGGAGGCGAATCGGAGATTATCAACGTTGGTTCACAGATTGCTTCTTGTAATATTCGTTTTGGAACTTGGAAGTGGGGTAAGCTAAGTTACTGCTCCAGTATAGGTTTCTTAATCTCAAGGGATCCAAATCAATATCCTTTGGACGCAGGTCTGACCGCGACGAATTCTAGTGGAAATCTAATTCTTGGGCGTCACTATACCGCACCGGTTAAAATGGAGGAGGATGGAATGGCCTGTTTGTACAGCCTGGGCCACAAAACTGAACAATCACAAGTTTCCGTCGAGACCCGCCTGTGGTGGAAGTCAGGGTGGCAGTTGATTTTACATCGATATATTTCTCATCAAGACTGTCTCTTGCGGCATGGGACATACGCGCTGTCCGTTGATGAGGCGGGTGATCTTGTAGAAAATAAAATCGATGACTTCTATGTGAGCATTTTTGAGTCTGGTAAAGGTATAGCTGTGCAGGCCTTGCATGGATTTCAGGGAATTTTCAGCCATGACCGTTTGTCGGAAGAGGATGGTCCTAGGGAACACATCCAAGGTCCATTCCATGTTCTGCGGACTCTTGATAGGAGCGTGGGCCGCGAACAAGGTTACCTGGCTTGCTTAAGTTGGGCAGGTAGTAATCAATCCGAATCCATCGCATGGGAGGTGATCTCTCTCGAGAGCGGCCGGTGGGAGCTCGAGCATTGTAAATTGGGCGCTTGGGTTATCGAAGATGAATCACTGCCAAAATTAGCATAG
- a CDS encoding hydroxyacid dehydrogenase → MENIVCLTEREIETFFPNGQLNDAMSLMQTSESFDPLAFENEDEWLNLLRDRNPEVLMAGWKTPPLPENLSEVAPRLKYVCYLPGSIRKLVPRKAIEEGLLVTSWSSSVSRTISECALLLALTCMRRVRYWTEEMHFNGGWKDQSTETQSLFERRVGLHGLGLISQKLVDLLKPFTNNITAFSPSVPDSIYESLGVGRSNSLEELFSENDVIIELAALTPKTTGMVTEAHLRMMPQGAAFVNVGRGAVVDEDALARVATEREDIQVALDVYGIEPLPKDSPFRGMKNVMLLPHLGGPTIDRRCDAGEHGLANLRRYLAGEELVDPYDLGMYDRAS, encoded by the coding sequence ATGGAGAATATAGTCTGCTTAACTGAAAGAGAGATAGAGACTTTCTTTCCTAACGGGCAATTGAACGATGCTATGTCGCTCATGCAAACATCTGAGTCGTTCGATCCTCTCGCTTTTGAAAACGAAGACGAATGGTTGAATTTGCTGCGTGATCGAAATCCAGAAGTTTTGATGGCCGGATGGAAAACGCCGCCACTACCTGAGAATTTATCAGAAGTTGCTCCTCGACTAAAGTATGTATGCTACTTGCCGGGATCGATTCGAAAACTCGTGCCTCGAAAAGCCATTGAAGAAGGTCTCTTGGTAACCAGTTGGAGTTCATCAGTGAGTCGCACTATTTCTGAATGTGCATTGTTGCTCGCGCTCACCTGCATGCGTCGTGTGCGCTATTGGACGGAAGAGATGCATTTCAATGGCGGGTGGAAGGATCAAAGTACGGAGACACAGTCTTTGTTCGAGCGCCGAGTAGGACTACATGGTCTGGGGTTAATCTCTCAAAAATTAGTCGATCTGCTAAAACCGTTTACCAATAATATCACTGCCTTTTCTCCCAGCGTTCCTGACTCCATTTATGAATCGTTAGGAGTTGGTCGGAGTAACTCTCTGGAAGAACTGTTTTCCGAGAACGATGTGATCATAGAACTGGCTGCGCTGACTCCCAAGACCACGGGCATGGTTACGGAAGCGCATTTACGCATGATGCCCCAAGGAGCTGCCTTTGTGAACGTAGGTCGTGGGGCCGTGGTTGATGAAGATGCGTTGGCCAGAGTGGCTACTGAGCGAGAAGATATTCAAGTGGCTCTGGATGTGTATGGCATCGAGCCGCTGCCCAAGGATTCTCCATTCAGGGGGATGAAGAATGTGATGCTTTTGCCTCACTTAGGCGGTCCAACCATCGATAGAAGGTGTGATGCCGGAGAGCATGGATTGGCTAATTTGCGGCGCTATCTCGCCGGTGAGGAATTGGTCGATCCTTACGACCTAGGCATGTACGATCGGGCATCTTGA
- a CDS encoding class I mannose-6-phosphate isomerase, whose translation MELGTFQIDPKSVVNTKTGILKFEPNRVWRTYQGGKVLDQIEGKETVEDSHFPEDWIGSVTEARNPGREEQDEGLSLVKSDSGEVFTFRDMVSASPEFHIEEGASSEDLDRLPLVKYLDSATRLHFQVHPTAAFARERLNANRGKTEAYVILAVREGIDNPYIYAGFQRPPEREQLKQWILDQNIEAIERCFTPIQVKPGDVFFIPGGRPHALGEGILMLEIMEASDLAVRFEFERGGFVIPEEARFMGRDIETSLDVFNFEVVGDDAIDSCFRCEPSVIHDAGSAGRVEELIGAKQTSCFRVERSIAHGQMRKTLIQGFIGVVAAGKGSVSIDGLEAPLDQWDRFFCPAGVKEIIYDSEDELVVLECYPGSN comes from the coding sequence ATGGAATTGGGGACCTTTCAAATTGATCCAAAATCAGTCGTGAACACGAAAACTGGCATACTAAAGTTTGAGCCTAATCGTGTTTGGCGTACTTATCAGGGAGGTAAGGTCCTGGATCAGATTGAAGGAAAAGAAACCGTTGAAGATTCACATTTTCCGGAAGACTGGATTGGTTCTGTTACCGAAGCTAGAAATCCGGGCCGAGAAGAGCAGGATGAAGGCTTGTCTTTGGTGAAGAGCGACTCTGGAGAAGTTTTCACATTCCGCGATATGGTATCAGCATCGCCAGAATTCCATATTGAAGAGGGAGCAAGTTCGGAGGACTTAGACCGACTACCATTGGTCAAATACCTTGATAGTGCTACCCGCTTGCACTTCCAGGTTCATCCCACTGCTGCATTTGCTCGTGAACGTTTGAATGCCAATCGTGGTAAGACGGAAGCGTATGTCATCTTGGCTGTCCGTGAGGGCATTGATAATCCCTACATATACGCCGGATTTCAACGACCACCCGAACGCGAGCAATTGAAGCAATGGATTCTTGATCAGAATATCGAGGCCATTGAACGTTGTTTTACTCCAATCCAAGTAAAGCCTGGAGATGTATTCTTCATTCCTGGAGGTAGACCTCATGCGCTGGGAGAAGGCATTCTCATGCTGGAGATCATGGAAGCATCCGATCTCGCTGTTCGATTTGAGTTTGAACGGGGTGGCTTTGTGATTCCTGAGGAAGCGCGATTCATGGGGAGAGATATCGAAACTTCGCTCGACGTATTTAACTTTGAGGTGGTTGGAGATGACGCTATCGATTCGTGTTTTCGATGTGAGCCGAGCGTGATTCACGATGCGGGTAGCGCGGGACGAGTAGAAGAACTCATTGGTGCTAAGCAGACCTCTTGCTTTAGAGTGGAAAGAAGTATCGCTCATGGGCAGATGAGAAAAACGTTAATCCAAGGATTTATTGGTGTGGTTGCTGCTGGGAAGGGCAGTGTCTCTATCGATGGCCTTGAGGCGCCTTTGGATCAATGGGATCGTTTTTTCTGCCCCGCTGGAGTCAAAGAAATCATTTATGATAGTGAGGATGAGCTTGTCGTCCTCGAATGCTATCCAGGTTCAAACTGA
- a CDS encoding PQQ-dependent sugar dehydrogenase, with the protein MSSPLALNASKHSLKTAFWISISALIASVGNAQVNNPVPDIPEPSGITLKIESFVRIPASSGSVPLARINHLKPMHDAAGRLMVNDLNGPLHVIDGQQVALYLDLDTEVPAFTTTPGLGTGFGSFDFHPDFANNGKFYTAHSEGPGSGTADFTRPVNSPVALQGVVMEWTATDPAAATFSGTSREIMRVDLVHTIHGMQEISFNPNSVSTDDDYGYLYICIGDGGTTIEGYPGNTQLLNSVLGTILRIDTAGNNSPNGQYGVPADNPFADDGDPDTFDEIWAYGFRNPHRISWDTAGDGKMLSGDIGEKQIEELNLIEPGNNYGWNVREGTFRINPNFENDPNSGDREEVFELPANDAELGYTYPVAQFGRHVGVAIVSGYVYRGSDLPAMAGKFIFGDIKFGDLWIVDADSLSQGTQSDIEVLNLELDGQPTTMFELAGNNERADIRFGIDDDQELYLLEKRKGMIYKVVEAVDENNNGGRDPATGGKLVNLSTRSQVGTGDDVLIGGFVIGHNSQKVLIQAIGPELTNNGVTGALADPVLEVFDAGNASLGTNDDWEDDAESATKIRDLWGGALPFADGSSSSGIILMLNQGSYTAVISGKGDTTGVALIEVYEVE; encoded by the coding sequence ATGTCCTCTCCCCTAGCTTTGAACGCATCCAAGCACTCTCTTAAGACCGCTTTTTGGATTTCTATATCTGCACTGATTGCCTCTGTCGGCAATGCTCAGGTCAATAACCCTGTTCCGGATATTCCAGAGCCAAGTGGTATCACGCTTAAGATTGAGTCTTTTGTGCGAATACCCGCGAGTTCAGGTTCAGTTCCTTTGGCGCGAATTAATCACCTGAAGCCAATGCACGATGCTGCAGGTCGACTTATGGTCAATGACTTGAATGGACCTCTCCACGTGATCGATGGTCAGCAAGTCGCCTTGTATCTTGATTTAGATACTGAGGTTCCTGCATTTACTACCACTCCCGGTCTTGGAACCGGTTTTGGTTCTTTTGATTTTCATCCTGACTTTGCCAATAACGGCAAATTTTATACCGCTCACTCAGAAGGTCCAGGTTCGGGCACGGCCGATTTTACTAGACCTGTAAATTCTCCAGTTGCTCTACAGGGTGTTGTTATGGAATGGACAGCGACAGATCCTGCCGCTGCGACCTTTTCAGGAACAAGCCGGGAAATTATGCGGGTGGACCTCGTGCATACGATTCATGGGATGCAAGAAATCTCTTTTAATCCAAACTCAGTTTCTACCGATGATGACTACGGGTACCTTTACATTTGTATTGGCGATGGCGGTACAACGATTGAAGGCTATCCAGGAAATACTCAGTTACTGAACTCTGTTTTAGGAACCATTTTAAGAATCGATACCGCAGGTAATAATAGTCCAAACGGGCAATATGGCGTTCCTGCAGACAACCCATTTGCTGATGATGGCGATCCTGACACTTTCGACGAAATTTGGGCTTACGGTTTTCGTAATCCACACCGTATCAGTTGGGATACAGCAGGTGATGGGAAAATGCTTTCTGGTGATATTGGAGAGAAACAAATTGAAGAGCTCAATTTGATCGAACCTGGAAATAATTACGGTTGGAATGTTCGGGAAGGAACCTTCCGAATTAATCCAAATTTTGAAAATGATCCCAACAGTGGTGATAGAGAAGAGGTCTTTGAGCTACCGGCAAACGATGCAGAATTAGGCTATACTTACCCTGTCGCTCAGTTTGGACGTCACGTAGGTGTGGCCATCGTGAGTGGTTATGTTTACCGAGGATCTGATCTACCTGCGATGGCGGGAAAATTTATTTTTGGCGATATCAAGTTTGGGGATCTTTGGATCGTCGATGCTGATTCTCTATCTCAGGGAACGCAGTCCGACATCGAAGTGCTCAATCTAGAGCTCGATGGTCAACCCACTACGATGTTTGAATTGGCTGGGAATAATGAACGAGCGGACATCCGTTTCGGCATCGATGATGACCAAGAGCTATACTTGTTAGAAAAACGAAAAGGTATGATCTACAAAGTGGTTGAAGCGGTTGATGAGAACAATAACGGAGGAAGGGATCCTGCCACCGGTGGAAAACTCGTTAATCTTTCGACACGTAGTCAAGTTGGAACAGGGGATGATGTTCTGATTGGTGGATTTGTAATTGGGCACAATTCTCAAAAAGTTCTCATACAAGCAATCGGTCCTGAGTTGACGAACAACGGTGTTACAGGAGCTCTTGCTGATCCTGTTCTTGAAGTTTTCGATGCAGGAAATGCTTCTTTGGGAACGAATGATGACTGGGAGGACGATGCTGAATCCGCAACCAAGATTAGGGATTTGTGGGGTGGAGCCTTACCTTTTGCTGACGGAAGCTCGAGCTCTGGAATTATTCTTATGCTCAACCAAGGAAGTTACACGGCTGTAATTTCAGGAAAAGGGGACACGACCGGTGTCGCATTAATTGAAGTTTACGAGGTCGAGTAA